GGCGGCATCATGCAGGACCGCACGCTGGAGAGCGTCTCCAAGGTGCCCCTGCTGGGTGACATCCCCCTGCTCGGCCACTTCTTCCGCGACACCACGCGCCGCAAGACGAAGACGAACCTGCTGCTCTTCCTGACGCCCTACATCATCCGTGGGCCGGAGGACTTCCGCGTCATCTTCGAGCGCAAGATGAAGGAGCGTCAGCAGTTCGTGGAGCAGTTCTACGGCCAGGTTCCCGGGTACGACGTGGCGGTGGACTTCACCCGCAAGCCCGGCCCGCTGTCGCGCATGGGCCAGAAGGTGACGCAGGAGGAGAACCGCGCGGAGAACGGCGGCCCGGGGACCGCGGGCGAGCGCGTCATCACGCCCACGTCTCCCTCGTCGAGCAGCCCGGGGGCCGTGCCCTCGAACCAGCGGCAGGCGCCCGCGACCGACGTGTATCAGGGTGGACCCGCGGTGCGGGAAGGCATGCCGCCTCCGGATGGTTCGGAAGAACCAGTGCCCGCCGCGCCCGCACCGCAGAACTTCGAGCAGCCCCCTCCCGAGGCCATCCAGGTCCCGCAGGAGGGTGATGTCGAGCGCCTGCGCATCCAGCCGGACGTTGGGGACCAGACGCCATGAACCTTACCGCCGACCCCACCCTCTCGAGCGCCGCGCCCGGCGCGGCCTCCCCGCGCAACGACGCCACGCAGCTCATCTCCCATGGCCAGGCCTACCTGTGTGGCCGGCTGCTGGGTGAAATCCTGCGCGCCATCGTCCCCTCGCTCACCGAGGAGAAGCTCCAGGAGGCGCTCGCCGTCCAGGAGGAGAAGGGGCAGCGCATCGGAGAGGCGCTGGTGGGGCTGAAGGCGGTCTCCGAAGAGGACGTGGCCAAGGCCCTGGGCCACCAGTTGGACCTGCCCTACCTGGCGCGCATCTTCACCGAAGAGGTGGACGCGGAGCTGGTCAAGCGCATCCCCATCAACTTCGCCCGCCAGTCCCACATCCTCCCGCTGTTCATGGAGGGGGATTCGGTGGCGGTGGCCGTGGCGGATCCGCTGGACACCGGCGCGCTGGACCACGTGCGCGTGCTCCTGGGCACCAGCGTCAGCCAGCGCATCGCCCTGGCCTCCACCATCACCGACGCCATCAACAGCGTCTACGACCGCTCCGTCAATGAGACGGAGCAGCTCGTGGACGAGATGGAAACGCAGGACCTGGACGCCATCGCCCACGAGCTGGACGAGCCCAAGGACCTGCTCGACGAGGACGACGAGGCCCCCGTCATCCGGCTGGTGAACTCCGTGTTGTTCCGCGCCGCCAAGGAGCGCGCGAGCGATATCCACATCGAGCCGATGGAGCGCGAGCTGATGGTGCGCTTCCGCGTGGACGGTGTGCTGCAGGAGGTCATCAAGCCGCCCAAGCGGTACCAGAACGCCATCGTCAGCCGCGTGAAGGTGATGGGGCAGTTGAACATCGCCGAGAAGCGCCTGCCGCAGGACGGCCGCATCCGCATCAAGCTGGCCGGCCGCGACATCGACATCCGTCTGTCCACCATCCCCACGTCGCACGGCGAGCGCATCGTCATGCGTCTGTTGGACAAGACGGCGACGCTGCTGGACCTGGCCGAAATCGGCATGGGCCAGAAGACGCTCGAGTCGATGGAAGCCGTCATCAAGCGCTCGCACGGCATCGTGCTGGTGACGGGCCCCACCGGCTCCGGCAAGACGACGACGCTCTACGGCGCCCTGTCGAAAATCAATACGCCGGACCTCAACATCCTCACCGTCGAGGACCCGGTCGAGTACCAGCTCAAGGGCATTGGCCAGATGGCCATCAACCCGAAGATTGGACTCTCCTTCGCCCAGGGCCTGCGCTCCTTCCTCCGCCAGGACCCGGACGTCATCATGGTCGGCGAGATTCGCGACAAGGAGACGGCCGAAATCGCCATCCAGGCGTCGCTCACGGGTCACCTCGTGCTGTCCACGGTGCACACCAACGACGCCGCCGGCGCCGTGACGCGTCTGGTGGACATGGGCGTGGAGCCCTTCCTCGTGGCGTCCTCGCTCACCGGCATCCTGGCCCAGCGCCTGGTGCGCCGCGTGTGCCCGGACTGCCGCGTGCTCTTCGACCCCACCGACGCGGAGCTCAAGGAATTGGGCCACAACCGGGCCTCGTTCAAGCAACGCTACGGTGTGGACCGCATCTACAAGGCCACCGGTTGCCCCTCCTGCAACCGCAATGGCTACCGCGGCCGTACCGGCATCTACGAGTTCCTGCCCGTGGATGACGACGTGCGCCAGTTGGTGCTGAAGAACGTGGACGCCTCGACCATCAAGCGGTCGGCCACGTCCAAGGGCATGACGACGCTGCTGGATGACGGCGCGCGCAAGATTGCCCTGGGCGAGACCACCATCGCCGAGGTGCTCAGCATCACTCAGGAGGACATGTAGCCGACAGCTCCTCCCTGCGAGGAGCCGGGGTTCCTGAACCATGCCGGTCTTCGAGTACAGAGGTCTCAATTCCGCGGGCAAGCAGATCAAGGGCTTGCTCGAGGCGGACTCGCCCAAGACGCTGCGGTCCAAGCTGCGCGCCGACGGCATCTTCCTCACCGACGTGCTCGCCCAGGCCGAGGGCAGCCGCTCCGCCGTGTCCAAGGGCGCCAACGCCGCGCTGGCGGCGCGCGACATCGACCTGCGCAAGCTGGGCCGCGGCCGCGTCAACACGGACGACGTGGCCATCTTCACCCGGCAGCTCTCCACGCTGCTGGGCGCGGGCGTCACGCTGGTGGAGTCGCTCAGCGCGCTGGTGGACCAGGTGGAGAAGGAGCGCTTCAAGCGCGCCCTCTCCGACATCAAGCAGCGCGTGAATGAAGGCTCGTCCCTGGCGGACGCCCTGGGCCAGCACCCCAAAATCTTCCCCAGCATCTACGTGAACATGGTGCGCGCGGGCGAGGCCTCGGGCGCGCTGGACGCGGTGCTCACGCGCCTGGCGGACTTCACGGAGAACCAGGCCCGGCTGCAGCAGAAGATTCTCAGCACCATGCTCTACCCCGCCATCATGATGCTGGTGGGCGGCGGCATCCTCGTGGCCCTCATGGTCTTCGTGGTGCCGAAGGTGACGAAGATTTTCGAGACGATGAAGGCCACGCTGCCGCTCAGCACGCGCATCCTCATCGCCTCCAGCAACTTCTTCCAGGCCTGGTGGTTCCTGCTGATGCCGGCGATGGTCGTCGCCGTCATGCTCTTCATCCGCTGGACGAAGAGCGCCTCCGGCAAGCCGAAGTGGGACCGCTTCACGCTCAAGGCCCCCGTGGTGGGCAACCTGGTGCGCCTGCTGTCCATCTCCCGCTTCGCCCGGACGCTGTCCACGCTGCTCAAGAGCGGCGTCCCGCTGCTGGCCGCCATGGACATCGTCAAGGCCATCATGACGAACACCGTGCTGGCCGAAGTGGTGGAGAAGGCCCGCGACTCCATCCGCGAGGGCGAAAGCATCGCCAACCCGCTGAAGCGCTCCGGGGAGTTCCCGCCGCTGGTGTACCACATGGTCGCCATTGGCGAGCGCTCCGGCCAGTTGGAGGAGATGCTCACCAGCGTGGCGGACAACTACGAGACGCAGGTGAACGTGCGCATCAGCGCCCTCACCTCGCTGCTCGAGCCCCTCCTCATCGTGGTGATGGGCGCGGTGATTGCATTCGTCGCGCTCTCCATCCTGATGCCGATTCTGCAGGTGAACTCGGCCATCCGGTGAGGTGCGGTGGAATGATGAACGACATGGCGGACCGTTGGATTCAGCGCGTCACCCTGGCGGCCATGGTCGCCATGGCGGCGGCGCTGCTCACCGTGGGAGCCCGTCTGTACGGTCCCCAGCAGCCGCGCCCGCCCACCGGGGCGTCGGACAGCGTCCGGACGCCCTGACAAGAAGACATGAGAACCCGAGGGTGGCCTGCCAGAAAGTCACCCAGGATGGAGAGGACACACATGCGCCAGAGCCAGAAGCAGCAGAGGAAGCAGCGCCGCAACCGCGGCATGACGCTCATCGAAATCATGGTGGTCATCACCATCCTCGGCCTCATCGCCGCCGCGGTGGGTGTGGCCGTCATCCCGCAGCTCGAGGCCGCGCGCAGGGACCGCGCCGCGCTGGACATCAAGAACATCCAGGGCGCGATGAAGCTCTACTACACGAAGAAGGGGAAGTACCCGGACACGGCCTCGGGCCTGCAGGCGCTGGTGGAGGCGCAGGCGCTCGAGCAGATGCCCAAGGACCCCTGGAACAACGACTACGTGTACATCAACGAGGGCGGCAAGCCCGTCATCATCTCCTACGGCGCGGACGGCGCGTCCGGTGGCGAGGGCAACGACGCGGACATTTCGTCCGCGGACACGGCGGGCTCCGCCAGGAAGTAGCGAAGAAGTCGCGCGCGCCACGCGTTGACAGGGCTTGGGCATGAACGAGCACGACGCCAATGCATCCCCGACGCCCTCGACGACCGAGGGGACGAACCGCCGCCAGCGCCTGGGGCGGTTCCTCCTGGTCTCCGTCTTCCTGGCCGCCACGGGGCTCGCCTTCACTCTCGTCTACGTGACGGAGGACCGGACGCTGGAAACCTCCCAGCGCCGGGCCCGCACGGACATCCGCAAGCTGGAGGGCATGTTCAAGTCCCACCACCGGCTGATGGGCCGCTTCCCCTCGAAGGAAGAGGGCTTCACCCCGCTCATCCAGGCCCGCATCCTGGACCGCGTGCCGGAGGACCCCTGGGGCCACCCGTACGTGTACTGGATGAACGGCGAGGCGGGCGCGGTCGTCTCCTACGGCGCGGATGGCAAGCCGGGCGGCAGCGGGCTCGACGCGGACCTGAGCAGCGGCGGCGTGCTGGCCGCGGGGTGGGACCAGCCATGAGCCGCCTTCCCCGCTCGCGGCGCGCGCAGCGCGGCCTGACGCTCATCGAAATCTCCATCGCCATCATCATCGTCGCCATCCTGTTCTCCGCGGCGGTGATGGGCATTGGCTCCATCACCGGCGCGAAGGCCAAGGGCAGCGCGGGTGAACTGGCGGGCCTCATCCGCTCGCTCTACGACTCGGCGGCGCTGCGCGGCCAGACGTGCCGCCTGGTGTTCGAGATTCCCGACCCCAAGAGCGAGGAGCCCACGCGCTACCACGCCGAATGCGCCGAGGGCGGCATCACCACCTCGCGCGACCGCGACGAGATGCTCCGCGCGGACAACACCGAGCGCGAGCGCGCGGCGCGCAACAAGGGCAGCGGGCGCGACGAGCGGCGCAACTACCTGTCGTCGGGCGGCATTGGCACCAACGCGCCCAGCGCCCAGGAGCTGCTGGAGGGCGAAAAGCTGCGCGTGGAGAACGCGTCCCGATACTCCGCGTACACGTCCGAGGAGGTCCCCTCGCGCCAGTTGCCCCCGGACGTGAAGGTGTCCGTGTGGACGCGCAACCAGCGTGAGCCGGTGGAGAGCGGCGTGGCGTACCTCTACTTCTTCCCGCAGGGCTACACGGAGAAGGCCTACGTGTACGTGCAGCAGGGAGACAACGTCTGGACGCTGGACGTGTCACCCCTCACCGGCAAGGTGAACATCGTCGCCGAGGCGCTGGAGGTGCCGCGATGAAGCGCAACCGCGGGTTCACGCTGTTGGAGGTGGTGGTGGCGCTCGCCATCCTCGGGCTGGCGCTGATGGCCATCTTCGACCTCAACGCCGGCGCGGTGTCCAACCACGTCTACACCAAGCGCCTCACCGTGGCGTCGCTGCTGGCCCGCTCGAAGATGACGGACCTGGAGCAGGACCTCTACGACGACGGCTTCAGCCTGGATGACAAGGAGGAGTCCGGGGACTTCTCCGACGAGGGCTGGACGCAGTTCAAGTGGCGCGCGCGCATCATCGCCCCCAAGGCGGAGGGCGTGACGCCCGAGCAGCTCATCGGCGCCATCTTCAACCTGCCCATTGGCGACAACTCCGGGGGAGATCCGCTGGCTGGCATCGCGGGGCTCTTCGGCGGCGGCGCGGGTGGTAAGGACGGCGCGGCTGCCGGTGGGCCCCAGGCCGCGGGGCTGGGCGGCATGGGCGGCGCGGCCATGGGCATGGCGCAGCCCATGTTCACGCAGATGATCGAGCAGATCACCCAGACGGTCCGCGAGGTGCACCTCACCGTCTACTGGCAGGAAGGCACCCAGGTGGAGAGCATCGACCTGGTGACACACGTGGTGTCGCTCGGCCCGGGCTCGGACCGCAACGGCGGCGCCGCCGCGGCGCAGGGTGGCGGCTCCGACAACGTGTGGGTGACGCAGGACGGACGGCCCGTGCCCAACCCCCGGCCCGGCCCCAACGGCATCATGCTGGACCCCGCGACGGGGCAGCCTTTGCGCCGCATGGGTGACGCGCAGCAGGACATCAACAGCCGCCGGGGCGGCGGCAACATCGGCATGAACCCGCTGGGCGGACAGAGGAACCAATGATGCGCCGCCACACGCGAGGCTTCACGTTGATGGAGGTCATGGTCGCCGTGGCCATCACCGCGCTCATGGGCACGGTGGTCGCCATGGCCTTCCAGACGGGCCTGACGGCGAAGGAGACGGTGGAGGTGGACGCGGACCGCTACCGCCAGGTGCGGGTGGCCATGAACCGCATGGGCCGCGAGATTGGCTCCGCCTTCGTCAGCGACCGGTACGACACCACGCGCTTCCGGGACCAGAACGACCGGCCCACCAACTTCGTGGGCAAGCGCGACCGGCTGCTGTTCACCACGTTCGCGCACCAGCGCCTGTACACGGACGTGAAGGAGTCCGACCAGGCCATCGTCGAGTACTTCGTGGAGGCGGCGGCGGACCGGCAGGCCAACGGCCGACTGGACCTCAAGCGGCGCGTCAACGCGAACATCGACGAGCGCATGGAAGAGGGCGGCCATGTGGACGTGCTCTTCGAAGGCGTGAAGGAGCTGGAGTTCGCCTACTGGGATTCGGACAAGAAGGAATGGGATGACGAGTGGGACACCCGGCGCTCGGAGCGGAAGACGATTCTGCCCACCCGGGTGCGCGTGACGGTGGTGGCCGTGGACGAAACCGGCAAGGAGGCCCGTTACGTCACCCAGGCCCGAATCATGCTCAACACCGAGCTGCCGAGGTACTGAGCCATGCCCCTCCCCTTCTTCCGACAGACGCCCCGGCGGCGCGGCCCCCTCTCCCCCGCGGCGCGGCGGACACGGGGCTCGCGCGGCGTGGCGCTCATCATCGCGGTGGTGTCCATCGCCATCCTGACGGTGATTGCCACCGACTTCGCGTACAACAGCCGCGTGGACCTGCAGCTCGCGGCGAACCAGCGGGACGAGGTCCGCGCCTATTACATGGCGCGCTCGGGCATCGCCCTGTCCCGGCTGCTGCTGCGCTTCCAGAAGCAGGTGGACCAGACGCCCATCCCCAACCCGGCGAGCCTCCTGGCGGGGCTGGGCATTGGCGGCACGCCGCAGGCCGGCCAGGTGCAGCCCTCCTCGCTCAACATCCAGCTCTTCAAGATGGCGCGCGTGGACTGCCACATGCTCCGGGGGCTGGTGAAGAACGACGGCGGCGGCGAGATGTCCGCGCTGGCGCCCTCACAGGACGACAACTTCAAGCTGGACGAAGAACAGGACCCGGCAGCGCGCGAGGTGGCCTCGCAGATGACCATGCGCTCCTTCGGTGGCTTCGAGGGCTGCTTCCTGGCGACCATCACCGACGAGGAGGAGAAGCTCAACGTCCACCGCCTCATCGCCGGCGCGGGAGACGCGCGCCCCACCGCCCTGCGGCTCATGGACATGATGTCCGACCCGCGCTTCGAGTTCCTCTGGGAGCGGGACGACGCCAACAAGGTGCGCAGCACGCCCCAGGACGTCCTCCTGGCGCTCAAGGACTGGGCGGACGACGACCGGACGGGCTCGGCCTTCAACCCGGTGGACCCGGTGAATCCGCTGCCGGGTGGTTTCTCGGATGAAGGGTCGTCCTACAGCCGTTATGACCCCAGCTATCAGCCGAAGAACGCGCGCTTCGACAGCGTGGACGAGCTGTACCGGGTCCACGGCATCAACGACCAGTTCATGTCGGCGTTCCGCGACCGCCTCACCGTCTACCCGGACATCAACCGCCGGCCCAACATCAACACCGACGACCCGGTGATGATGGGGCTGGCCATCATGTCGGTGGCGGACCAGACGCGGCCGGACCCGCGGCTGAGGGACCCGGTGTTCCTCAACGAGCTCATCGAGCGCGTCCGCGCCGCGCGCATGTTCAGCTTCTTCGGCATGTCCGTGCAGGACTTCGTCGCGGTGGTGGAAGCGGCGGGCATCCTCGTGGACCCGGCCGTGAAGTCCAACGTGGCGGGCAACCGGCTCGTCGGCGACAAGAGTCAGACGTTCACCATCAAATCTGTGGGAGAAGCGGGCAGCGTGCAGAAGACGCTCACCGCCGTCATCCGGCTCGACGACACCCTGGGCCGGCTCCTGTACTGGAGAGAGGAATAGCATGGCCCGTATCCTTGGCCTGGACCTCGGCAGTCACGCCGTGAAGGGCGTGGTGCTGGAGGCGAAGACGAAGACGCACACCACCCACGGGTTCGCGGAAGTCCGGCGCGCCCAGGAGGGCGAGCGCGCCGACACGCTGCGAAGCGCGGTGCAGGAGCTGCTCGGCCAGCTCCCGCAGGGCAACGTGGACCAGATTGTCGTGGCCCTCCCCGGCCCCGCCCTCACCACGCACTCGCTGAGCCTGCCGTTCTCCGACGCCAAGCGCATCGAGGCGACGCTGCCCTTCGAGATTGGCAGCCAGCTCCCCTTCGACATCTCCGACGTCGTCTACGACTACCAGGTCGTCGGCCAGAAGGACCTGGAGGGCAGCAAGGACAAGGCCGGCGAGCTGCTGGTGGGCGTGGTCCGCAAGGAGGAGCTGGCGGAGCTGCTCGCGCTGCTCTCCGAGCTCAAGGTGGACCCGCGCATCGTCACGCACCCGGGCGTCGCCTACCAGAACCTGTTCCAGCAGCAGCCGGGCCTCTTCCAGGGGCAGGGCGAGGGCGGCGCGGTGGCGGTGGTGGACATTGGCCACGAGCGCACCACCGTGGCCGTGGGCACGCCCGGCACCGGCATCCAGTTCGCGCGCACCTTCTCCGGTGGCGGACGGGACTTGAGCAAGGCGCTGGCCGCCGAGTTCCAGACGTCGCTGGCGGAGGCGCACCACTGGAAGGAGCAGCACGGCGCGGTGGCCAGCGCGGCGCAGGGTCCGGACGCGGAGCGCGCGGCGTCCGCCTTCGTGCGCGGGCTGCAGCCGCTGCTGCGCGAGCTGCGCCCGTCCCTCAAGGCGTTCACCGCCCGCACCCGCCAGCAGGTGGGCGCGGTGGTGCTGTGCGGCGGCACGGCGAAGCTGCCGGGCATCGCCGAGCAGCTCTCCAAGGATTTGAACCTGCCGGTGCGCGTGCTGGCCCTGCCGGCGGACGCGTCACCGAACGTCCCCGCGGCGGAGCAGCCCGTGGCGGCCCAGGCCTACGCGCTGGCCCTGCGCGGCAACGCGACGGGCGCGCGCGCCCCGCGCTTCAACTACCGCCGGGGTGAGTTCGGCTTCAAGGGCGAGCTCGACTACGTGAAGGACAAGCTGGGCCTGCTGGCGTCGTTCGCGGCCACGCTCATCCTGCTGCTCATCGCGTTCGGCGTGGTGCGCAACTCGGTGCTGGCGCGGCGCGAGGCGCAGGTGGACGCGGTGCTCTGCGACACCACCCAGCGCATCCTCGGCCGCTGCGAGAAGGACTACAACCGCGCGCTCAACATGCTCGCGGGCGTGGAGAGCCCGGCGGCGGCGCTGCCCAAGATGACCGCCGTCAACCTGCTGGCGGAGGTGACGGGGCGCGTGCCCAACGAGGTGCCGGTGAAGTTCACGCGCATCCAGATTGATTTGAGCCGCGTCATCCTCGAGGGCGAGACGGATTCGTCGAAGCAGGTCGACACGCTGTCCAACGCCATCAAGAACCACGCCTGCTTCAAGGACGTCCGGCAGGGCAAGGTGGAGAAGACGCGGGACGGCAGCAAGATGTCCTTCCGCCTGGACGTCCAGGTGCAATGCCCTGGTGAGCAGGGTGGGGAGAGCTGACCATGGCCAAGCTTCAGGAAGTCTTCGCCCCCATCCAGACGTGGTTCGACCGGCTCAGCGACCGCGAGAAGCGCATGGTGTCCATCGCCGGCGCGGCGGCGCTGGTGTTCATCCTCTTCGCGGTGGTGATGACGTTCAGCAACAGCGCGGCGGGCTACCGCAAGCGCACCGAGGACAAGCTGGCCAAGCTGCAGGAAGTGAACGCGCTGGCCACCAGCTTCCGCGAGGCGCAGGCCAACCGGCAGTCGGTGGAGCAGCAGCTCACGTCCAGCAACGTGCAGCTCATCACGTACATCGAGGACAAGGCCACGCTGGCGGGCCTCCAGGTGCCCAACATGACGCCCAAGGGCGAGGTGGGCCTGGGCGATGGCAAAATCGTGGAGAGCGCCGTGGAGCTGACCTTCACGGACGTGGACCTGCGCAAGCTGACGGACTTCCTCCAGACGGTGGAGAGCGGTCCGGGCGTGGTGAAGGTGAAGCTGCTTCGCATCGAGCCGAGACCCGCGACGGACACGCTGACGGCGTGGACCACGGTCGCCACCTACCGGATGAAGCCCTGACCCATGGCCTCTGATTCCAAAGCCGCCCGCTGGAAGGTCCTCCTTGGCTACGCCGTCTTCGCGGTGGTGGCCTTCGTGCTGGGCCTGCTCATCACCTTCCCATACGACGCGGTCCGCAAGCGGCTGGTGACCGAGGCCGCGCAGGCGGGCCTCGCCGTGCGCATCGGCTCGCTGCGTCCCGGCCTGGCCGGCGTCACCGCCACCCATGTGCAGGTGAGCAAGCCGCCGCAGCCGCTGAGCGCGGACGCGCTGGCGTCGCTCATCAGCGGCGGGAGCATGCTCGGCGCCGCGGAGCTGGGCGAGGCGCTGGTCCTGGACAGCGTGGCCCTGCGCCCCGCCCTCTTCCCGCCCGGCGTCGCGATGCGCGCCAGCCTCATGGGTGGCACGCTGAGCGCCTCCGTGGGCCTGCTGGGCGACACGCGCGTCAAGGTGACGGCGAGCGGGCTCCAGGCGTCCGGTGGCAACCTGCCGAAGTTCACCGGCATGGAGATGGATGGCGAGCTGAACGGCGCCATGGCGCTGACGCTGCCCAAGAGCGGCGCGCAGGCGGACCTGTCCCAGGCGAACGGCGAGCTGACGCTGGACACCAAGGGCCTGGCCATCAAGGGCGGCACGGTGGCCATCC
This genomic window from Myxococcus hansupus contains:
- a CDS encoding type II secretion system protein GspG, which produces MNEHDANASPTPSTTEGTNRRQRLGRFLLVSVFLAATGLAFTLVYVTEDRTLETSQRRARTDIRKLEGMFKSHHRLMGRFPSKEEGFTPLIQARILDRVPEDPWGHPYVYWMNGEAGAVVSYGADGKPGGSGLDADLSSGGVLAAGWDQP
- a CDS encoding type II secretion system protein GspJ, producing MRRHTRGFTLMEVMVAVAITALMGTVVAMAFQTGLTAKETVEVDADRYRQVRVAMNRMGREIGSAFVSDRYDTTRFRDQNDRPTNFVGKRDRLLFTTFAHQRLYTDVKESDQAIVEYFVEAAADRQANGRLDLKRRVNANIDERMEEGGHVDVLFEGVKELEFAYWDSDKKEWDDEWDTRRSERKTILPTRVRVTVVAVDETGKEARYVTQARIMLNTELPRY
- the pilM gene encoding pilus assembly protein PilM; the protein is MARILGLDLGSHAVKGVVLEAKTKTHTTHGFAEVRRAQEGERADTLRSAVQELLGQLPQGNVDQIVVALPGPALTTHSLSLPFSDAKRIEATLPFEIGSQLPFDISDVVYDYQVVGQKDLEGSKDKAGELLVGVVRKEELAELLALLSELKVDPRIVTHPGVAYQNLFQQQPGLFQGQGEGGAVAVVDIGHERTTVAVGTPGTGIQFARTFSGGGRDLSKALAAEFQTSLAEAHHWKEQHGAVASAAQGPDAERAASAFVRGLQPLLRELRPSLKAFTARTRQQVGAVVLCGGTAKLPGIAEQLSKDLNLPVRVLALPADASPNVPAAEQPVAAQAYALALRGNATGARAPRFNYRRGEFGFKGELDYVKDKLGLLASFAATLILLLIAFGVVRNSVLARREAQVDAVLCDTTQRILGRCEKDYNRALNMLAGVESPAAALPKMTAVNLLAEVTGRVPNEVPVKFTRIQIDLSRVILEGETDSSKQVDTLSNAIKNHACFKDVRQGKVEKTRDGSKMSFRLDVQVQCPGEQGGES
- the gspG gene encoding type II secretion system major pseudopilin GspG; translated protein: MRQSQKQQRKQRRNRGMTLIEIMVVITILGLIAAAVGVAVIPQLEAARRDRAALDIKNIQGAMKLYYTKKGKYPDTASGLQALVEAQALEQMPKDPWNNDYVYINEGGKPVIISYGADGASGGEGNDADISSADTAGSARK
- the gspF gene encoding type II secretion system inner membrane protein GspF, whose amino-acid sequence is MPVFEYRGLNSAGKQIKGLLEADSPKTLRSKLRADGIFLTDVLAQAEGSRSAVSKGANAALAARDIDLRKLGRGRVNTDDVAIFTRQLSTLLGAGVTLVESLSALVDQVEKERFKRALSDIKQRVNEGSSLADALGQHPKIFPSIYVNMVRAGEASGALDAVLTRLADFTENQARLQQKILSTMLYPAIMMLVGGGILVALMVFVVPKVTKIFETMKATLPLSTRILIASSNFFQAWWFLLMPAMVVAVMLFIRWTKSASGKPKWDRFTLKAPVVGNLVRLLSISRFARTLSTLLKSGVPLLAAMDIVKAIMTNTVLAEVVEKARDSIREGESIANPLKRSGEFPPLVYHMVAIGERSGQLEEMLTSVADNYETQVNVRISALTSLLEPLLIVVMGAVIAFVALSILMPILQVNSAIR
- a CDS encoding prepilin-type N-terminal cleavage/methylation domain-containing protein yields the protein MSRLPRSRRAQRGLTLIEISIAIIIVAILFSAAVMGIGSITGAKAKGSAGELAGLIRSLYDSAALRGQTCRLVFEIPDPKSEEPTRYHAECAEGGITTSRDRDEMLRADNTERERAARNKGSGRDERRNYLSSGGIGTNAPSAQELLEGEKLRVENASRYSAYTSEEVPSRQLPPDVKVSVWTRNQREPVESGVAYLYFFPQGYTEKAYVYVQQGDNVWTLDVSPLTGKVNIVAEALEVPR
- the gspM gene encoding type II secretion system protein GspM, which produces MAKLQEVFAPIQTWFDRLSDREKRMVSIAGAAALVFILFAVVMTFSNSAAGYRKRTEDKLAKLQEVNALATSFREAQANRQSVEQQLTSSNVQLITYIEDKATLAGLQVPNMTPKGEVGLGDGKIVESAVELTFTDVDLRKLTDFLQTVESGPGVVKVKLLRIEPRPATDTLTAWTTVATYRMKP
- the gspE gene encoding type II secretion system ATPase GspE; this translates as MNLTADPTLSSAAPGAASPRNDATQLISHGQAYLCGRLLGEILRAIVPSLTEEKLQEALAVQEEKGQRIGEALVGLKAVSEEDVAKALGHQLDLPYLARIFTEEVDAELVKRIPINFARQSHILPLFMEGDSVAVAVADPLDTGALDHVRVLLGTSVSQRIALASTITDAINSVYDRSVNETEQLVDEMETQDLDAIAHELDEPKDLLDEDDEAPVIRLVNSVLFRAAKERASDIHIEPMERELMVRFRVDGVLQEVIKPPKRYQNAIVSRVKVMGQLNIAEKRLPQDGRIRIKLAGRDIDIRLSTIPTSHGERIVMRLLDKTATLLDLAEIGMGQKTLESMEAVIKRSHGIVLVTGPTGSGKTTTLYGALSKINTPDLNILTVEDPVEYQLKGIGQMAINPKIGLSFAQGLRSFLRQDPDVIMVGEIRDKETAEIAIQASLTGHLVLSTVHTNDAAGAVTRLVDMGVEPFLVASSLTGILAQRLVRRVCPDCRVLFDPTDAELKELGHNRASFKQRYGVDRIYKATGCPSCNRNGYRGRTGIYEFLPVDDDVRQLVLKNVDASTIKRSATSKGMTTLLDDGARKIALGETTIAEVLSITQEDM
- the gspN gene encoding type II secretion system protein GspN gives rise to the protein MASDSKAARWKVLLGYAVFAVVAFVLGLLITFPYDAVRKRLVTEAAQAGLAVRIGSLRPGLAGVTATHVQVSKPPQPLSADALASLISGGSMLGAAELGEALVLDSVALRPALFPPGVAMRASLMGGTLSASVGLLGDTRVKVTASGLQASGGNLPKFTGMEMDGELNGAMALTLPKSGAQADLSQANGELTLDTKGLAIKGGTVAIPMGGGSAVPMDLPPIDLGALTGRIQFVKGLGTVESLRLKSNDLEALATGTLKLGKRLEYSEPGMDVNIKLDPEFQKRLGMLGAGVTILPPDKKDPSFRAARLAGFLNRPTFLPRR
- a CDS encoding type IV pilus modification PilV family protein; this encodes MKRNRGFTLLEVVVALAILGLALMAIFDLNAGAVSNHVYTKRLTVASLLARSKMTDLEQDLYDDGFSLDDKEESGDFSDEGWTQFKWRARIIAPKAEGVTPEQLIGAIFNLPIGDNSGGDPLAGIAGLFGGGAGGKDGAAAGGPQAAGLGGMGGAAMGMAQPMFTQMIEQITQTVREVHLTVYWQEGTQVESIDLVTHVVSLGPGSDRNGGAAAAQGGGSDNVWVTQDGRPVPNPRPGPNGIMLDPATGQPLRRMGDAQQDINSRRGGGNIGMNPLGGQRNQ
- a CDS encoding general secretion pathway protein GspK — its product is MPLPFFRQTPRRRGPLSPAARRTRGSRGVALIIAVVSIAILTVIATDFAYNSRVDLQLAANQRDEVRAYYMARSGIALSRLLLRFQKQVDQTPIPNPASLLAGLGIGGTPQAGQVQPSSLNIQLFKMARVDCHMLRGLVKNDGGGEMSALAPSQDDNFKLDEEQDPAAREVASQMTMRSFGGFEGCFLATITDEEEKLNVHRLIAGAGDARPTALRLMDMMSDPRFEFLWERDDANKVRSTPQDVLLALKDWADDDRTGSAFNPVDPVNPLPGGFSDEGSSYSRYDPSYQPKNARFDSVDELYRVHGINDQFMSAFRDRLTVYPDINRRPNINTDDPVMMGLAIMSVADQTRPDPRLRDPVFLNELIERVRAARMFSFFGMSVQDFVAVVEAAGILVDPAVKSNVAGNRLVGDKSQTFTIKSVGEAGSVQKTLTAVIRLDDTLGRLLYWREE